CTGTATCAAGCATAAAAATTCTCGAGTCAACCTCACCGACTTTGCCTTTGATAATACCCTTTACTATTACTTCACGAGAATTACCAGCAATATTGAGTCGCACCTTGGATCCGACTTCTACATTTTTGAGTGTTTGAAATCCAGGGGAATCAATCGGCGTATATTTAAAAAGTAAATCACCTCCTATTAAAATACTGTCAGTATCACCTGGCTCTAAGTATTCCCCCTCTACAACGAGCGAACCAAGCCCAGTAACTTTATCTTCGTTAACTGGATCAATACCGGCCACTAACCCACCAGCACTACTAATGATTTGATTTGGTTTGAGCGTCTCTTTGTAATTTGATTCAATTTTACCACCCTGCGTATAACGTCCAGTATAAGCCACAAAGCCGGGTATAGTTTTTATAATATTAATTATTTCAGAACTTTGATCGATATATGAGCGATCAGAAAAAGGTGAAATGATAATATCACTCGTATAGTGGATTTTATTTGCCTCTTCAGAACCTTGAATGAGTCCAACGAGAATACCCGAGACAACAATGAGATTCAGAAACGTAAGTGTCATCACAAAAATAATAAGTCCTGTCGTCCATTTGTTGGCATGGATAATGTCACGATAAGCCAAAAAAGCCCCAACCTTTAGGGATATTCTGGTTTTCGCTAATTTACTCATACTCGATTTCTGCATACAACGTACTATAGCAGAAAAAGCATGTATTCATACTAGAGAGATACTACTTACTGTTCTACACACCGTGATTGCACGAGCCACTCATGAAGATATTTTAATATGCTTATTTCTACTACTTGAATATTGAAACCATAATTTTGCAAGCTCAACAAGTGCCACATTGAGCACGAGCCACACGCCGACTACCCAGAGCCACGAGAGTGGTAGTGGTGCTATACCAAACACTTCGCGCATAAATGGTATGGTAATTGTCGCGATCAATATGAGAAATGCAATGAGAACACTCAAGTTGAGTTTTTTGTTTGAGAAAACATTGTACGAAAAAAGTGGGCGGTGCAGACTTCGAAATGAAAAGGCCACCACTAAAATATATGAAGAAAAACAAACAAAGAATATTGAGCGCGCGACCGGTACAGCAAGTCCGATCGATATAAGCCACCAATAAAGGAAGAAAAGGAGCACTGAAGTCATTACACCAATACCAAGGGAAATCACCTTGACCTCTTTTGTAAATAAATCTTTTGCAAATGAATGATGATTTTTTTCCTTATCAAGATCTTGATCAAACGCAAATGCGAGTGCTGGTAGACTACCTGTAAAAAGATTAACCCAAATAATCTGTAGCGCAGTAACAGGAAGCGCGATGCCCGCGACCAAGCTTCCACCGACCACAATGACCTCATCCAAAGAATTAGACATCAGGTACATAAACGTTTTACGTACATTCGCAAGAATCCGTCTTCCTTCATCGATTGCCATAGTAATGGTCTGGAAATTATCATCAAGTAACACCAGATCTGCTGCACTTTTTGCTACATCACTTCCAGACCCAAGTGATACTCCAATATCCATTGCTTTCAATGCTGGGGCATCGTTTACACCATCGCCTGTCATTGCCACCACCTCACCTAAATCCCTATAGAGCATACCCACCCGCAACTTGTCTTCTGGTGTCACGCGGGCAAAAATCTTGATGCGTGGAATAATTTCTTTCAATTCTTCGTCATTCATTGTATGAATGTCATTACCTGTAATTATTTCTGTATCCGTCACATGCCAACCAAGCGCTGTTGCTACCGCAAGCGCTGTACCTCGCAAGTCTCCCGTCATAATCACGACTCGCACACCTCGTGCCTCAATCGTGCGAATCGCTTCCGGCACCTCTTCGCGGATCGGATCATGGAAAGACAAGATACCTTTAAATTCAATGTTGGTTATTGCGTCCGGATGCATGCGCGACACTTCTTCGTGCCTGAGTGTACCGAGCGCGATCAAGCGCTCGCCGCGTGAGCTAGTCTCATGGATCCATGATTCAATACGCAAATATTCATCTTTCCCGATCGCTGCTCGTTTGAGCAACACATCGGGAGCTCCCATCACTATATACATGCGGTCATGCGAGGACACTGAAAATTTATTGGTCGAATTGAAAGGAATATGCAAAAGTGATTTTTTGGAAAGCATTGAGTCGATCGAAATGTGGTGCAGAAGGCACGCCTTTGCAATATTCACTTCAAACGGCCGTCCGATAAACTTCCATTCGCTCTCGGGTGATTGTGGATTTTCAACAACCACATCTATGTTGGAAAGTGCGAGTGTCAAAATACTTTTTTGTTCCGGAGAAAGATGCGCAAGATGTCCTGAAGTATGCGAGGGCAGAAGAAGAACCGAGACTGGATACACGCCGACAAGCTGCATGTCGGCTTTGGTAAGTGTGCCTGTCTTGTCTGTCATGATCATCGTCGTAGATCCAAGTGTCTCAGCTGCTGCGAGTTTCCGCACCACGCCCTTCCTCGCTGCAATACGCTCGGCGCCGACCGCAAGAATCACTGTAAGCGCTATCGGCAATGCTTCCGGAACAGCACCGACGGCAACAGCAAGCGAAAGTACGAGCATATTAAAAATTGGTTCACCTTTCAAAAGCCCCAGGACAAAAATAGCAACTACGATCAGAATCGTGATGCAAAAAATAAACCATGACAATTTCTTAATGCCAGTCTGTATCGGGGTGGGGGCGCGGTCAATCGAGCTGACGATCCCAGCTATCTTCCCGATTTCAGTATGTATGCCCGTATGCACAACGAGCGCAG
The Candidatus Nomurabacteria bacterium genome window above contains:
- a CDS encoding HAD-IC family P-type ATPase, producing the protein MDKKVSISAPWFATADELLRKLEARPEGLTEVEVATRVAEYGSNDFQRRERASVTRLLAKQFASPLIFILVGAAVLTGVLGEWVNMGVIIGAVVVNVGLGFYREYHAEHTLDQLATYIKDRSRVMREGIEQEIDSMMLVPGDIIKLSYGSRVPADARLISVNNLRIDEAILTGESLPIEKKVDQIAEAVLVADRINMVHAGTLVVEGFATALVVHTGIHTEIGKIAGIVSSIDRAPTPIQTGIKKLSWFIFCITILIVVAIFVLGLLKGEPIFNMLVLSLAVAVGAVPEALPIALTVILAVGAERIAARKGVVRKLAAAETLGSTTMIMTDKTGTLTKADMQLVGVYPVSVLLLPSHTSGHLAHLSPEQKSILTLALSNIDVVVENPQSPESEWKFIGRPFEVNIAKACLLHHISIDSMLSKKSLLHIPFNSTNKFSVSSHDRMYIVMGAPDVLLKRAAIGKDEYLRIESWIHETSSRGERLIALGTLRHEEVSRMHPDAITNIEFKGILSFHDPIREEVPEAIRTIEARGVRVVIMTGDLRGTALAVATALGWHVTDTEIITGNDIHTMNDEELKEIIPRIKIFARVTPEDKLRVGMLYRDLGEVVAMTGDGVNDAPALKAMDIGVSLGSGSDVAKSAADLVLLDDNFQTITMAIDEGRRILANVRKTFMYLMSNSLDEVIVVGGSLVAGIALPVTALQIIWVNLFTGSLPALAFAFDQDLDKEKNHHSFAKDLFTKEVKVISLGIGVMTSVLLFFLYWWLISIGLAVPVARSIFFVCFSSYILVVAFSFRSLHRPLFSYNVFSNKKLNLSVLIAFLILIATITIPFMREVFGIAPLPLSWLWVVGVWLVLNVALVELAKLWFQYSSSRNKHIKISS
- a CDS encoding ABC transporter permease, with translation MQKSSMSKLAKTRISLKVGAFLAYRDIIHANKWTTGLIIFVMTLTFLNLIVVSGILVGLIQGSEEANKIHYTSDIIISPFSDRSYIDQSSEIINIIKTIPGFVAYTGRYTQGGKIESNYKETLKPNQIISSAGGLVAGIDPVNEDKVTGLGSLVVEGEYLEPGDTDSILIGGDLLFKYTPIDSPGFQTLKNVEVGSKVRLNIAGNSREVIVKGIIKGKVGEVDSRIFMLDTEIRKLIGRSDLNLDEIVIKLADPKMADEFKAALVASGVAENARIQTWQEAQPKFLKDIKLTFALIGNIIGSIGLAVASITIFIVIFVNAITRRRFIGILKGIGISGQAIQFSYVMQSLFYSMAGVGFGVLIVFLLLKPLIAAHPIDFPFSDGILVATISGTLVRAIILFVATIIAGYIPARIVIKQNTLDAILGR